In Myxococcus stipitatus, the following are encoded in one genomic region:
- a CDS encoding PQQ-binding-like beta-propeller repeat protein, whose amino-acid sequence MTRIRIGHRWKREPSASPLDSIALELDGVDLLSGAVEESLAEVVPALVRAVASVYTGGQGMAQVSLSEAHLELVLRRVGPQVELLVANLARPARLMRPPVKVDVDELVQAVRATGARFLADVTKVAPRTLSAPLAQALADPLKQLGRPARPPDEEPTRPVVKRVEPPAPMGFGFELRGTTPRAGRDGGKKGTAGTLAPLLTAGETWLALPGRPEAWKVLAPPFLTVLELSRQAVELARAVELGEARFELAPAGARAPLLLDLKDGKAKTGRTGTAFMLSGTGLAAALFHLGEALAAAFAEEDRALVSNPYLVELAERCREGLSHLRGAVEPPERTGAAREKRSRSAENASKPLKVPGRLRRLRFEKLWQQRGLEDADESRLLLGRHGPVCCAPHLAVAFSRKDGARLWKRAAPLGVAAAADGHAVTADVSRVCGFTGRGDGARWLHDHDGIPLGPLLLRKDGLLLTLSEDRTVVAFAAATGREVWRLAPPRTQRSWLTTQGHRALVTTDSGYVYGLDLEDGQVRFRMRAPLPFHGQPVPWGRRFLALLGRGSRWALLLADAHTGEAAWTHEPDLTHPSAPLPVGSRVFLAGEREREGVLLCLDKKGQPVWERPLNLGPGPYALAPLPRAVVVTSASGAAARVAASGTIDWRVGAAGEPLIGALPARTARGVTLVPGERVRAVDPRGGQVLAEVHAGLGLVALQADVRLNLYFLDDTGMLSAYRLGTHFTVVE is encoded by the coding sequence ATGACCCGCATACGCATCGGACATCGCTGGAAACGCGAACCCTCGGCCTCCCCGCTGGATTCCATCGCACTGGAACTGGATGGAGTGGACCTTCTGTCCGGAGCGGTTGAGGAGTCCTTAGCAGAAGTAGTGCCCGCTTTGGTGCGCGCCGTGGCCTCCGTTTACACGGGAGGCCAGGGAATGGCCCAGGTTTCCTTGTCGGAGGCCCATCTGGAGCTGGTCTTGAGGCGGGTCGGACCCCAGGTGGAGCTGCTGGTGGCCAACCTGGCCCGTCCCGCCCGGCTCATGCGTCCCCCCGTGAAGGTGGACGTGGACGAGCTGGTGCAAGCCGTCCGAGCCACCGGAGCCCGGTTCCTGGCGGACGTCACCAAGGTGGCCCCACGAACCCTCTCCGCCCCCCTGGCCCAGGCCCTCGCCGACCCCCTCAAGCAGCTCGGCCGCCCCGCCAGGCCCCCAGATGAGGAACCCACTCGCCCCGTCGTGAAGCGGGTGGAGCCCCCTGCCCCCATGGGATTCGGCTTCGAACTGCGAGGCACCACCCCACGTGCTGGCCGGGACGGCGGCAAGAAGGGCACGGCCGGAACGCTCGCCCCCCTGCTGACCGCCGGGGAGACATGGCTCGCGCTCCCTGGCCGGCCCGAGGCCTGGAAGGTGCTGGCCCCACCATTCCTTACCGTGTTGGAGCTTTCGCGACAGGCCGTGGAGCTGGCGCGCGCGGTGGAGCTGGGTGAGGCGCGCTTCGAGCTGGCGCCCGCGGGGGCTCGGGCGCCGCTGCTGCTGGACCTCAAGGACGGCAAGGCGAAGACGGGGCGCACGGGAACCGCCTTCATGCTCAGCGGCACCGGCCTGGCCGCCGCCCTCTTCCACCTGGGCGAGGCGCTCGCCGCGGCCTTCGCGGAGGAAGACCGCGCGCTGGTGAGCAACCCCTACCTGGTGGAGCTGGCGGAGCGCTGCCGCGAGGGGCTCTCCCACCTGCGTGGAGCCGTGGAGCCTCCCGAGCGCACCGGCGCGGCCCGGGAGAAGCGCTCGCGGTCGGCGGAGAACGCCTCGAAGCCGCTCAAGGTCCCCGGCCGGCTGCGGAGGCTTCGCTTCGAGAAGCTGTGGCAACAGCGGGGACTGGAGGACGCCGATGAGTCGCGCCTCCTGCTGGGACGTCATGGCCCCGTCTGCTGCGCGCCCCACCTGGCGGTGGCCTTCTCACGCAAGGATGGAGCCCGGCTCTGGAAGCGAGCGGCGCCACTGGGCGTGGCCGCGGCGGCGGATGGGCATGCGGTCACCGCGGATGTATCGCGCGTGTGCGGCTTCACCGGCCGGGGCGACGGCGCGCGCTGGCTGCATGACCACGATGGAATCCCGCTGGGTCCGCTGCTGCTGCGCAAGGACGGACTCCTGCTCACGCTCTCCGAGGACCGCACCGTCGTCGCCTTCGCGGCGGCCACCGGACGGGAGGTCTGGCGACTGGCCCCTCCCCGCACGCAGCGAAGCTGGCTCACGACCCAAGGCCATCGGGCCCTGGTGACGACGGACTCCGGCTACGTCTACGGCCTGGACCTGGAGGATGGACAGGTGCGCTTCCGGATGCGCGCGCCCCTGCCCTTCCACGGCCAACCCGTGCCGTGGGGCCGGCGCTTCCTCGCGCTGCTGGGCCGAGGCTCTCGCTGGGCCCTGCTGCTCGCGGACGCCCACACGGGTGAAGCCGCGTGGACCCACGAGCCAGACCTCACACACCCCTCCGCGCCGCTGCCCGTGGGCTCGCGAGTGTTCCTCGCCGGAGAGCGCGAACGAGAGGGCGTCCTGCTGTGCCTGGACAAGAAGGGACAGCCCGTCTGGGAGCGGCCGCTGAACCTGGGCCCAGGCCCCTATGCGCTGGCACCGCTGCCGCGCGCGGTGGTGGTGACGAGCGCCTCGGGCGCCGCGGCGCGCGTCGCAGCCTCGGGCACCATCGACTGGCGCGTGGGGGCCGCGGGCGAGCCTCTCATCGGCGCGCTTCCGGCCCGCACCGCCCGAGGCGTGACGTTGGTGCCCGGCGAGCGGGTGCGCGCGGTGGACCCCCGAGGGGGCCAGGTGCTGGCGGAGGTGCACGCGGGGCTGGGGCTCGTCGCGCTCCAGGCGGATGTCCGCCTCAACCTCTACTTCCTCGACGACACCGGGATGCTGTCCGCGTACCGGCTGGGCACCCACTTCACCGTCGTGGAGTGA
- a CDS encoding alpha/beta fold hydrolase, with amino-acid sequence MIQATGTHLFTSLLPLEEGELLRNPQVAWQSYGEPCDGKAVVLLHDLSHSHRAVGPVEDSAYQPSGWARELVGPGLPLDPDIMPVIAPGLLGSPFGSTSPATMDPVTGERLGLSLPPLTVLDMARGVSALLRARGLNHVRALVGVGLGAQVALRLAALFPDLSDAVVAIGAARALPEGVREKLGLAWQLLRADPDFREGLYEPAAMPRKTLRRLRLDFHKLLYGREYLSRRHADAEAARTALEAEAEAFSETFDASSWATLCSAYAGCDVAECFAQIRARVLLVAGSSDVLAPVNRVRDTYHLLSAAGVSARMVELPGPGDHGALLAETERLRAPLGDFLRRVG; translated from the coding sequence GTGATCCAGGCCACCGGCACCCACCTGTTCACCTCACTCCTCCCTCTGGAGGAGGGCGAGCTCCTTCGCAACCCCCAGGTGGCCTGGCAGTCCTACGGAGAACCGTGCGACGGCAAAGCAGTGGTGTTGCTGCACGACCTGTCCCATTCGCACCGGGCTGTGGGGCCCGTGGAGGACTCCGCGTATCAGCCGTCCGGTTGGGCACGTGAGCTGGTGGGGCCGGGGTTGCCGCTGGACCCGGACATCATGCCCGTCATCGCCCCCGGGCTTTTGGGCAGCCCGTTCGGTAGCACGTCTCCCGCGACGATGGACCCCGTCACGGGTGAGCGGCTGGGCCTGAGCCTGCCGCCGCTCACGGTGCTCGACATGGCGCGGGGCGTGTCCGCGCTCTTGAGGGCCCGAGGACTGAACCACGTGCGAGCCCTGGTCGGCGTGGGACTGGGCGCACAGGTGGCGCTGCGGCTCGCGGCCCTCTTCCCCGACTTGTCGGACGCGGTGGTCGCCATCGGCGCGGCGCGCGCGCTCCCCGAGGGCGTGCGCGAGAAGTTGGGACTGGCGTGGCAGCTGCTGCGCGCGGATCCGGACTTCCGAGAGGGGCTCTACGAGCCCGCCGCCATGCCGCGGAAGACCCTGCGGAGGCTGCGGCTGGACTTCCACAAGCTGCTGTACGGACGGGAGTACCTGTCGCGGCGCCACGCGGATGCGGAGGCGGCGCGCACCGCGCTCGAGGCGGAGGCCGAGGCGTTCTCGGAGACCTTCGATGCCTCCTCCTGGGCGACGCTGTGCTCGGCCTATGCGGGCTGCGACGTGGCGGAGTGCTTCGCGCAGATTCGCGCGCGGGTGCTGCTGGTGGCGGGGAGCTCGGACGTGCTGGCGCCAGTGAACCGGGTGCGAGACACGTACCATCTGCTCAGCGCCGCGGGAGTGAGCGCTCGGATGGTGGAGCTTCCGGGTCCGGGGGACCACGGCGCGCTGCTGGCGGAGACAGAGCGACTGCGGGCGCCGCTGGGAGACTTCCTGCGGCGCGTGGGCTGA
- the udk gene encoding uridine kinase, whose amino-acid sequence MTSSPLVIGIAGGTASGKTTVARKVREALADCRVAFIDQDSYYRDLKDLPLADRREVNFDHPDAFDIELLVRHLRELKAGRPIQKPVYDFVTSSRQPRTMGVDPGDIILIEGILVLHMKEVRDEMDVKIYVDADDDLRILRRLTRDIKDRGRDFDHVVSQYLRHVRPMHMGFVEPSKHFADIIIPHGGNNEIAISMLVGALRGKLSAPQPRE is encoded by the coding sequence ATGACGTCGTCACCCCTCGTTATCGGAATCGCGGGTGGCACCGCGTCCGGCAAGACCACCGTCGCCCGAAAGGTCCGTGAGGCACTTGCCGATTGCCGCGTGGCCTTCATTGATCAGGACTCGTACTACCGGGACCTGAAGGACCTCCCGCTCGCCGACCGCCGGGAGGTCAACTTCGACCATCCCGATGCGTTCGACATCGAGTTGCTGGTGCGACACCTCCGGGAGCTGAAGGCCGGACGTCCCATCCAGAAGCCCGTCTACGACTTCGTCACCTCGTCGCGTCAGCCCCGCACCATGGGCGTGGACCCCGGTGACATCATCCTCATCGAGGGCATCCTCGTCCTTCACATGAAGGAAGTCCGCGATGAGATGGACGTGAAGATCTACGTAGACGCGGACGATGACCTGCGCATCCTCCGGCGCCTCACGCGCGACATCAAGGACCGGGGCCGCGACTTCGACCACGTCGTCAGCCAGTACCTGCGCCACGTGCGCCCCATGCACATGGGCTTCGTGGAGCCGTCCAAGCACTTCGCGGACATCATCATCCCGCACGGTGGCAACAACGAGATTGCCATCAGCATGCTGGTGGGCGCGCTTCGCGGGAAGCTCTCCGCGCCGCAGCCCCGCGAGTAA
- a CDS encoding DUF692 domain-containing protein, producing MTQAVSDAWTLPWRGLGLSSNLSTSDVPQPYRLLDSSPGLFDFVEYSAPLSLDEARAQATLFPEMWSRRSDVPVLFHPVHLNLWGPELEPVAVLEALDAHARAVGSPWVGNDVGWWHSGGQPFPGYLYISPPFNEAGLTDCVAHALHVQSQLSMPLVLENPAVLARRGQWHVLDFMAKLHARTGLPLLLDLGHLFSHQLSSGLPLEAGLDGFPLEQVVEIHIAGGVVSRRGTRAFYVDDHTQPVREELFNLLESLLPRCPALRAVTFEGDGHPAEMARLSLKRLRRMIPSGARPPLSLRPPESLALPPLAGDSHPWELFDAGHGVVSATEAEDPEGTLADQDFRLAVVAETLDKDWPLSRLLLAGTREQLVDFTASKEYRKLFEGGGRSLSQVFSAWAMRRLRERPDEGASAALSLEMLAPTAFMKASPPPGPGQVGLMDDVRPASFPVNLSELVFAARTVRRHLTARAWACGSLDLSGLEALGQVARRPGAEPWSFAVRRKAPGHEVVDVSRGLAELLRELGARPRAVESVPPEVLAEGLKHRLIRLGDTSGVERPLAQVRPVG from the coding sequence ATGACGCAGGCTGTTTCGGACGCATGGACGTTGCCCTGGCGAGGACTGGGGCTGAGCAGCAACCTGAGCACCTCGGATGTGCCGCAGCCGTACCGGCTGCTCGACTCCTCTCCGGGCCTCTTCGATTTCGTCGAGTACAGCGCGCCGCTCTCCCTCGACGAAGCGCGCGCCCAGGCGACGCTGTTCCCCGAGATGTGGAGCCGGCGCTCCGACGTCCCCGTGCTCTTCCATCCCGTGCACCTCAACCTCTGGGGGCCGGAGCTGGAGCCTGTCGCGGTGCTCGAGGCGCTGGATGCCCATGCCCGCGCCGTGGGCAGCCCGTGGGTGGGCAATGACGTGGGGTGGTGGCACTCGGGAGGGCAGCCCTTCCCGGGCTACCTCTACATCTCGCCCCCGTTCAACGAGGCTGGACTGACGGACTGCGTAGCGCATGCGCTCCATGTCCAGTCACAGCTCTCCATGCCGCTGGTGCTGGAGAATCCCGCCGTGCTGGCGCGGCGGGGCCAGTGGCACGTGCTCGACTTCATGGCGAAGCTGCACGCTCGCACGGGCCTGCCGCTGCTCCTGGACCTGGGGCATCTGTTCAGCCACCAGCTCTCGTCTGGATTGCCGCTGGAGGCGGGGCTCGATGGCTTCCCGCTGGAGCAGGTGGTCGAGATTCACATCGCCGGCGGCGTCGTGTCGCGGCGAGGCACTCGGGCCTTCTACGTCGACGACCACACTCAGCCCGTGCGCGAGGAGCTGTTCAATCTATTGGAATCGTTGTTGCCGCGTTGTCCCGCGCTCCGGGCCGTCACCTTCGAGGGCGATGGCCATCCCGCGGAGATGGCGCGGCTCTCGCTGAAGCGGCTGCGCCGGATGATTCCCTCGGGAGCCCGTCCGCCGCTGAGCCTGCGTCCACCCGAGTCTCTCGCCTTGCCTCCGCTCGCCGGGGACAGCCATCCGTGGGAGCTCTTCGATGCGGGCCACGGTGTGGTGTCCGCAACGGAGGCCGAGGACCCGGAGGGGACCCTGGCGGACCAGGACTTCCGGCTGGCGGTGGTGGCGGAGACGCTGGACAAGGACTGGCCGCTGTCCCGGCTGTTGCTCGCGGGCACTCGGGAGCAGCTGGTCGACTTCACGGCCTCGAAGGAGTACCGGAAGCTCTTTGAAGGGGGAGGGCGCTCGCTGTCGCAGGTCTTCTCTGCCTGGGCGATGCGGCGGTTGCGGGAGCGGCCGGATGAGGGGGCCTCCGCGGCCTTGAGTCTGGAGATGCTCGCGCCCACCGCCTTCATGAAGGCCTCGCCCCCTCCAGGGCCCGGCCAGGTGGGGCTGATGGACGACGTCCGCCCCGCCAGCTTCCCCGTGAACCTCTCCGAGCTCGTGTTCGCCGCGCGCACTGTACGCCGGCATCTCACCGCCCGTGCGTGGGCCTGTGGCTCCCTGGACCTGTCGGGCCTGGAGGCCCTGGGGCAGGTGGCGAGACGCCCCGGCGCCGAACCCTGGAGCTTCGCGGTCCGGAGGAAGGCTCCGGGCCATGAGGTGGTGGATGTTTCGAGGGGGCTGGCGGAGCTGCTTCGGGAGCTGGGGGCGCGGCCTCGGGCGGTGGAGTCGGTGCCTCCGGAGGTGCTCGCGGAGGGGCTGAAGCACCGGCTGATCCGCCTGGGTGATACATCCGGAGTGGAGCGCCCCCTTGCACAGGTTCGTCCGGTAGGGTAG
- a CDS encoding protein tyrosine phosphatase: protein MKWIEEHVLVPPLAADATSAPLVLDDDGAEARQFRSTTQLPDMGGLDTRGLEGLRCSGSAQLSVAGYRDVLRRLADVPRERLHVVDLRQESHGFLNGAAVSWYAESNWGAAGLSDEEALSLEHERLLLLSRSQRARVSDVAGVKRRAPASSSDWECRTVMDEACAFELPPGRYVRFLVTDHSRPRDATVDDFIQWIRGLDERAHLHLHCRGGKGRTATFMCLLDLLHNAGHLSLDAVLERQTRLGGYDLRKEADPSSPKAPYIAERRAFLARFHEYARENPGGAPLGWGEWLARRLTNSEPKAGAVD, encoded by the coding sequence ATGAAGTGGATTGAGGAGCACGTGCTCGTTCCGCCGCTGGCCGCCGATGCGACATCCGCCCCGCTCGTGCTCGACGATGATGGGGCCGAGGCCCGCCAGTTCCGGTCGACGACGCAGCTCCCGGACATGGGCGGGTTGGACACTCGGGGACTGGAGGGCTTGCGTTGCTCGGGGAGCGCGCAGCTCTCGGTCGCCGGGTATCGAGATGTCCTGCGGCGGCTCGCGGACGTGCCACGCGAGCGGCTCCACGTCGTGGACCTCCGTCAGGAGTCACATGGATTCTTGAATGGAGCGGCGGTGAGCTGGTACGCCGAATCCAACTGGGGCGCGGCGGGGTTGTCCGACGAAGAGGCGCTGTCGCTCGAGCATGAGCGGCTGTTGCTGCTGTCTCGGTCCCAGCGTGCGAGGGTGAGTGATGTGGCGGGCGTGAAGCGCCGCGCGCCCGCGTCGTCGAGCGATTGGGAATGCCGCACGGTGATGGACGAAGCGTGTGCCTTCGAGCTTCCTCCAGGCCGCTATGTCCGCTTCCTCGTCACGGACCACTCGCGGCCCCGGGATGCCACCGTGGATGACTTCATCCAGTGGATTCGCGGGCTGGACGAGCGGGCCCATCTCCACCTGCATTGCCGAGGGGGCAAGGGACGGACCGCCACGTTCATGTGTCTGCTCGACCTGCTTCACAACGCGGGGCACCTCTCGTTGGACGCCGTGCTCGAACGCCAGACCCGCCTGGGCGGCTACGACCTGCGCAAGGAGGCGGACCCCTCCAGCCCCAAGGCCCCCTATATCGCCGAGCGGCGGGCCTTCCTGGCCCGGTTCCACGAGTACGCCCGGGAGAACCCCGGGGGCGCGCCACTGGGGTGGGGGGAGTGGCTTGCTCGGCGGCTCACCAACTCCGAGCCAAAGGCGGGAGCGGTGGATTAG
- a CDS encoding vWA domain-containing protein, whose amino-acid sequence MGSKGIGDAPSSLDRLKTGNQPTPPQAQKPEVRAAVPAPSGAVFPSDPKAQREIMERAFHSPAPRGKGASSMGLGAVGTGAGGGGLAMKGPSGVSNKYAAGIGVLAGKRAVERYGASTWGAAPRGGADTSSTPSAASFKDYGVNAFVSTREDRLSTFAVDVDTASYTLTRRILIEGSLPPREAVRVEEMLNYFRYTYPEPAPAEGPLTVHLDAAPSPFTEGRHLLRVGVQGKQLSLAERKPAHLTFLVDVSGSMQSPDRLPLAKRALRMLVDNLRDGDTVALVTYAGAVRRVLPPTGMERKALIHAAIEDLVAEGSTAMGSGIELAYQEAMKTLDGTSLSRVIILSDGDANVGKTSHEDILKSIRGYVKEGITLTTVGFGMNNYKDTMMEQLANQGNGNNFYVDSLMAARRVFQEQLGGTLEVIAQDVKLQVEFDPKQVARYRLIGYENRAIADQSFRDDRVDAGELGAGHTVTALYELELAPGAGQGLATVRVRAKKPRGESASEREYRFQAGALAKTFKSASTDLRFAVAVMGAAELLRRSPHAEQWSLETVLEIARAATPRGNAEREEFLTLLERARPLMRGVAAR is encoded by the coding sequence ATGGGGTCGAAGGGCATCGGGGATGCGCCCTCCTCTCTCGACAGACTCAAGACGGGCAATCAGCCCACGCCCCCCCAGGCGCAGAAGCCCGAGGTCCGCGCGGCCGTCCCCGCCCCCTCGGGCGCGGTGTTCCCCTCCGACCCGAAAGCCCAGCGCGAAATCATGGAGCGGGCCTTCCATTCCCCTGCGCCCCGAGGCAAGGGCGCCTCTTCCATGGGGCTGGGGGCCGTGGGCACGGGGGCTGGGGGCGGAGGGCTCGCGATGAAAGGCCCCTCTGGCGTGTCCAACAAGTACGCCGCGGGAATCGGCGTCCTCGCGGGGAAGCGCGCCGTCGAACGGTACGGCGCGTCCACCTGGGGCGCCGCCCCGCGCGGGGGCGCAGACACCTCCTCTACTCCCAGCGCCGCGTCCTTCAAGGACTACGGCGTGAACGCCTTCGTGTCGACGCGAGAGGACCGTCTCTCCACCTTCGCGGTGGACGTGGACACGGCGTCCTACACACTCACGCGCCGCATTCTGATCGAGGGCAGCCTCCCTCCACGCGAGGCCGTGCGCGTGGAGGAGATGCTCAACTACTTCCGCTACACGTATCCCGAACCGGCCCCCGCCGAAGGGCCGCTCACCGTGCACCTGGATGCCGCGCCCTCGCCCTTCACGGAGGGACGGCACCTGCTGCGCGTGGGGGTCCAGGGCAAGCAACTGAGCCTCGCCGAGCGCAAGCCCGCACACCTCACCTTCCTCGTGGATGTCTCCGGCTCGATGCAGTCACCAGACCGGCTGCCGTTGGCCAAGCGCGCCCTGCGGATGCTGGTGGACAACCTGCGTGACGGCGACACCGTCGCGCTCGTCACGTACGCGGGTGCGGTCCGGCGCGTGCTGCCCCCCACGGGCATGGAGCGCAAGGCGCTCATCCACGCCGCCATCGAAGACCTGGTCGCGGAGGGCTCCACCGCGATGGGCTCCGGCATCGAGCTGGCCTACCAGGAGGCGATGAAGACGCTCGATGGAACCTCCTTGTCGCGCGTCATCATCCTCTCGGATGGCGATGCCAACGTCGGGAAGACCTCACACGAGGACATCCTCAAGTCCATCCGTGGCTACGTGAAGGAGGGCATCACCCTCACCACCGTCGGCTTCGGGATGAACAACTACAAGGACACGATGATGGAGCAGCTCGCGAACCAGGGGAATGGCAACAACTTCTACGTGGATTCCCTCATGGCCGCGCGCCGAGTCTTCCAGGAGCAGCTCGGAGGAACGCTGGAGGTCATCGCGCAGGACGTGAAGCTCCAGGTGGAGTTCGACCCGAAGCAGGTCGCTCGCTACCGGCTCATCGGCTACGAGAACCGGGCCATCGCGGACCAGAGCTTCCGCGATGATCGCGTCGACGCGGGTGAACTGGGCGCGGGCCACACCGTCACCGCGCTGTATGAACTGGAGCTCGCCCCCGGCGCGGGCCAGGGACTGGCCACGGTGCGAGTGCGCGCGAAGAAGCCTCGGGGCGAGAGTGCATCCGAGCGCGAATACCGGTTCCAGGCCGGTGCCCTCGCGAAGACGTTCAAGTCCGCCAGCACCGACCTGCGCTTCGCGGTCGCGGTGATGGGCGCGGCGGAGCTGCTCCGGCGAAGCCCTCACGCGGAGCAGTGGAGCCTGGAGACAGTGCTCGAGATTGCACGCGCCGCGACGCCCAGGGGCAACGCGGAACGTGAGGAGTTCCTCACGCTGTTGGAGCGGGCTCGCCCCCTGATGCGAGGCGTGGCCGCGCGCTGA
- a CDS encoding GNAT family N-acetyltransferase encodes MHSATQAEIDESHAQFRGAWRRMALGSRAGEVVERPEVYLAACNVAWDMMNGAFLRAPVESEQGLAAAAASAARYFSMGKHPWSFIVSEDWLAPQVRAQAASILAWYKLKPLTSVTGMVCEKLAAPTRPPSPLEVRPVVNAWGRQAVADINALSYDMPKELGREAMDVESFFGTEARGFVACQGDAAASSSVVLRVDDIAYIALVATRPEHRRIGAAEAAMRRALHEARDAWGIERSVLHATEAGFPLYLRLGYRPVTRFLIYSAPAPGMS; translated from the coding sequence ATGCACTCCGCCACCCAGGCCGAGATCGACGAGTCCCATGCGCAATTTCGAGGCGCGTGGCGGAGGATGGCGCTGGGAAGTCGCGCGGGCGAGGTGGTGGAGCGCCCGGAGGTCTATCTCGCCGCCTGCAATGTCGCGTGGGACATGATGAACGGGGCGTTCCTTCGCGCCCCCGTGGAGTCGGAGCAAGGACTCGCCGCGGCGGCTGCCTCCGCGGCGCGCTACTTCTCCATGGGCAAGCACCCCTGGTCCTTCATCGTCTCGGAAGACTGGCTCGCGCCGCAGGTGCGCGCCCAGGCCGCGTCCATTCTCGCCTGGTACAAGCTCAAGCCCCTCACCAGCGTCACCGGCATGGTGTGCGAGAAGCTCGCCGCCCCCACCCGTCCTCCTTCCCCTCTGGAGGTCCGCCCGGTCGTGAACGCCTGGGGACGCCAGGCCGTGGCTGACATCAACGCCCTCTCCTACGACATGCCCAAGGAACTGGGGCGCGAGGCCATGGACGTGGAGAGCTTCTTCGGCACCGAGGCCCGTGGCTTCGTCGCGTGCCAGGGGGATGCCGCCGCGAGCAGCTCGGTGGTGCTCCGCGTGGACGACATCGCGTACATCGCCCTGGTCGCCACCCGGCCCGAACATCGCCGCATCGGCGCGGCGGAGGCCGCCATGCGGCGCGCGCTGCACGAAGCCCGCGACGCCTGGGGCATCGAGCGCAGTGTGCTCCACGCCACGGAAGCCGGCTTCCCCCTCTATCTCCGCCTCGGCTACCGCCCCGTGACGCGCTTCCTCATCTACAGCGCCCCCGCGCCTGGCATGAGCTGA
- a CDS encoding response regulator transcription factor — MAERPTILIVDDDPHLRDIVRFALEQGGFRVEEAADGQAAVEQVRRVSPALIVLDIMMPEMDGLEVCREVRRSHELPIVFLSSRDDEVDRILGLELGGDDYLTKPFSPRELVARVKAVLRRARAAPKPSAPSATESRPLLRGPLKLDEELFRAWWAEKEVVLTVTEFHLLAALLRVPGKVFTRDEMMTRVYDDGVVSERTIDSHVRRVRQKFAAAGGEVIETVHGLGYRLAIP, encoded by the coding sequence GTGGCCGAACGTCCCACCATCCTGATCGTCGACGATGATCCCCACCTGCGGGACATCGTCCGCTTCGCGTTGGAGCAAGGCGGCTTCCGCGTGGAAGAGGCCGCGGATGGGCAGGCCGCGGTCGAGCAGGTCCGCCGCGTGTCCCCCGCGCTCATCGTCCTGGACATCATGATGCCGGAGATGGATGGGCTCGAGGTGTGCCGCGAGGTCCGCCGCTCGCACGAGCTCCCCATCGTCTTCCTCTCCTCGCGGGACGACGAGGTGGACCGCATCCTCGGGCTCGAGCTCGGCGGAGATGATTACCTCACCAAGCCCTTCAGCCCGCGCGAGTTGGTGGCGCGAGTGAAGGCCGTCCTTCGCCGCGCGCGCGCCGCCCCGAAGCCCTCCGCCCCGTCCGCGACGGAAAGCCGGCCGCTCTTGCGCGGCCCCTTGAAGCTGGACGAAGAGCTCTTCCGGGCCTGGTGGGCGGAGAAGGAGGTCGTGCTGACGGTCACCGAGTTTCATCTCCTCGCCGCGCTGTTGCGGGTGCCGGGCAAGGTCTTCACCCGGGACGAGATGATGACGCGCGTCTACGACGACGGCGTGGTGAGCGAGCGCACCATCGACAGTCACGTGCGCCGGGTGCGCCAGAAGTTCGCCGCGGCTGGCGGCGAGGTCATCGAGACAGTGCATGGGCTCGGCTATCGGCTCGCCATCCCGTAG